TCTCCTCGCTGAGCTACCAGATCTATGTTTCTGACCATAAGTCCTTTCAGTTCATCCACTTGGGCTTGAGTCTCCACCACTTTGTCTATGCCCTTATTCTCAGAGTGATGCTTCAACTGTGCAGCCAAGACACTTGAGAACTCGCTGTTCATGGCATATGGGAGTGCTGTCTGTGCTCTTGAACCATATGTAGTCTGGAACCTCTTCTTTAGCTCATTCAGAAAATTAAATGCTCGAGAACGTTCAAAATCATCATCAGTGATACAAAGATATACAATCCTGTCTTGGCAGATGTAATGAAACGAATAATTGCCATGTGAGTATGTTAGTTTGTTATTTTCAGAAGGTATCTTAGCCAGAATCTGCTCTGTCACCTCCAGGAAGTTTCCTCCACACCAAGCATGTTTGGCAAGGATAGTTGTTCCCCTGGCGACGACTGCAAAAAGAATGGCCATGGCTTCAATCTGTCCGGGCACCCCCTAAGAGCGCGTAGGCTCAAAATCGAGCGGCATAAGCTAGGGGCGGACCATGATGAATACTTTCTTAAAAGAATACTGGCttatctacgaaaaacccacagcgaatatcattctcaatggaggaaaactgagaacttttctgctaaggtcaggaacatggcagggctgtccactatcaccactgctattcaacatagtactagaagtccaagcctcagcagtcagacaacaaaaagaaattaaaggcatccaaatcagcaaagaagtcaaactatcactctttgcagatgatatgatactttatgtggaaaacccaaaagactccactccaaatctctagaacttgtacaggaattcagtaaagtgtcaggatataaaatcaatgcacagaaatcagttgcatttctctacacaaacagtaagacagaagaaattaaggagtcaatcccacttacaattgcaccccaaaccataagatacctaggaataaacccaaccaaagagatgaagaatctatactcagagaactataaagtatgcatgaaagaaaatgaggaagacacaaagaaatggaaaaatgttccatactcatggattggaagaataaatattgtgaaaatatctaggctactgaaagcaatctacacatttaatgcaatccctatcaaaatgccatccattttttcaaagaaatggaacaaataatcctaaaatttatataaaaccagaaaagacctcaaatagccaaaggaatattgaaaaagaaagccaaagttggtagcatcacaattccggacttcaagctctattacaaagctgtcatcatcaagacagtgtggtactggcacaaaaaacagatacatagatcaatggaacagaatagagagtactgatatagaccctcaattctatggtcaactaatcttcaacaaagcaggaaaaaatgtccactggaaaaaagacagcctcttaaACAAACGGTattgggaaatttggacagccacatgcagaaaaatgaaattggaccatttccttacaccacacatgaaaatactcaaaatggatgaaggacctcaatgtgagaaaggaatccatcaaaatccttgagggaaATACAGGCATCAACTTAGTCAAACTCAGCTGCaggaacttcttcctaggaacactgccaaaggcaagggaagcaagggcaaaaatgaactattggaacttcatcaagattaaaagcttttttcacagcaaaggaaacagttaacacaaccaaaagacaactgacaaaatgggagaagatatttgcaaaggacatatcagataaagggctagtatccaaaatctataaagagcctagcaaactcaatacccaaagaacaaataattcaatcaataaatgggcagaggacatgaacagacatttctgcaaggaaaacatccagatagccacagacacatgagaaagtgctccacatcacttggcatcagggaaatacaaatcaaaaccacaatgagataccacctcccaccagtcagaatggctaaaattagcaagtcaggaaatgacagatgctggtgaggatgccaagaaaggggaaccctcctacactattggtgggaatgcaagctggtgcaaccactctggaaaacagcatggaggttcctcaaaaagttgaaaatagagctaccttatgacccagcaattgcactactgggtatttaccctaaagatacaaatgtagtgatctgaaggggcacatgcatgcaaatggttatagcagcaatgtccacaatagccaaacgatggaaagaacctagatatccatcaacagatgaatggataaagaagatgtggtatgtatatatatacataccatatatatatatatatgtgtgtgtgtgtgtgtgtgtgtgtgtgtgtatgcacatatatatacacacacaccatgaaatactatgcagccatcaaaagaaataaaatcttgccatttgcaatgacaaggatggaactagagggtattaaacttagcaaaataagtcaattggagaaaaacaaccatcatatgatctccctgatatgaagaagtggagaagcaacatggggggtttggggggtaggaaaagaataaattaaagaatatgggatcgggagggagacaaaccataaaagactcttaaatgtcacaaaacaaactgaggggggagagggatagggagagggtggggtggttatggacatcgggtagggtatgtgctatggtgaatgctgtgaagtttgtatacctgacaattcacagacctgtacccctggggctaataatacattatatgtttattttttaaaaatgtctcctgtcccctctccctttgcccctatcccatgctctctctataaaataaataaatattaaaaaaaagtctgaagagagaaacagacaaaaccaCAAGAGTGGAAGACTTTAATACCCTATTTTCAATAGTAGATTAtccatccagacagaaaatcaacaaatgaataaTTGTTGGGGTAAAATGGGCAGAATAAAAACCAgagcagaaataataaaacagagaCCATAAAAATAGTAGAgaagattaacaaaactaaaccaggggtgcctttgtggctcagtgggttaagactctgccttctgctcatatcatgatcccagggtcctgggatggagccctgcattgggctctctgcttgtcagggagcctgctccacccatccagctctctgcctgtctctctgcctgcttgtgatgtctctctttcaaatgaataaaaataaaataaaataaaataaaataaaataaaataaaataaaaattaaaaagtaaacaaaactttGGCTACACTAAGACTAAAAGagaagaagactcaaataaataaaataaaaaatgattttctatttcttcctgattcagttttggaagattatatgttcctaagattctatccatttcttctaggttgttcaatttgttggcacataatttttcacagtattctcttataatacttgtatttctgtggtatcagttgttacttctcctcttccatttctgtttgtgtttatttgggtcctttctctttttttcttggtcacaaaatacctcaaatagacatagcaatcttgagaaagagaaacaaatctgGTAATATCACCATTCCAGATTTCcataatcaaaacattatggtactgtcacaaaaatagaaccagagatagaaatgctcccaatagttcatttttggttttgtttacctTGCCTCTGGTGATGTGTTAGTAAGAAGCTGCTCTGGCCAAGGTCAAAGCGGTtcctgcctatattctcctccaGGAGTCCGATGGTTTCCTATTTCACATTTcagtccttcaaccattttgaattgacttttatgtgtggtgtaagaaagtgctccagtttcattcttctgcatgtcgttatccagtttttccaaaccATTCGTTGAatatccattggatattctttcctgcattaTTGAAGCTTAGTTGACCATGTAGTtttggatccatttctgggttttctcttctgttccattgttctacatatctgtttttgtgccagtagtaTATGGTCTTGATGATTAGAGTTCTGTAATATAGCTTGATATCtagaatcatgatgcctccaggtttgctTTTGCTTGTTCAGGAGTGCTTTGACtactcaaggtcttttgtggtttcatatgcattttagggttgtttgttctagttttgtgaaaaacaccggtggtattttgatagggattgtgctaaatgtatagattgcttttagtagcatagacattttaacaacagttgttccaatccatgagcatggaatgtttttccaattctttttgtcttcttcaatttctttcataagtgttctgtagttttctgaatacagaccttttacctctttgtttaggtttattcctaagtatctaattatttttatgcaattgcaaatggtatcaattccttgatttctttttctgctgcttcattattgttgtatagaaatacaagagatttctgtatattgattttatgtccggtgactttgctgaattcatgtattagttctagcaatttttttggtggagtctttcaggttttctacatagggtatcatgtcacctgcaaatagtgaaagcttgatttcttccttgacaatttgcatgcattttatttctttttgtggtctgattgctgaggctaagactgccagtactatgttaaatagtaatggtgagagtggatatccatcttgttcctgatcacaggggcaaagctctcagtttttcccaattcagaattatattagctgtgggtctttcttaTATGACTTTTATGACATTGTGGTAGGTTCCATCTATTTCTACttcattgagggtttttatcaagaacagatgctgtattttgtcaagagATTTTCCTGTCTCCATTTAGAggatcatatggtacttatccttttattaatgtggtgtatcacattgatctgTGAATAGTGAACCACTCCTGCAACATAAGAATAAaacccacttgatcatggtaaatacttcttttaatgtattattcaaTTTGATCTGCTAGTCATGTTCATCAGAGACactggcctgtagttctcctttttagtggggtgtTTGTCTGGCTTTCACATTGTACATTTTacagctaaatttttttttttttaaaaaagaacaaaaatgtagtTATTCCCATTGTCTGATTAGTGGTCCCTAACCttaacctttatttctttttagaagcagatccttgggcacctgggtggctcagtcattgagcatctgccttcagctcaggtcacgattccagggtcctgggatcaagtcccgcatcaggctccccactctgtggggagcccgcttctccttctctcactccccctgcttgtgctccctctctcactgtgtctctctctgtcaaataaatacataaaatcttaaaaaaaggaaagccctCAGTTAATGAATAAAAAACCTCCATattctcaaataatgaaaaactaattattttaatagatttaaagacccaaagaaaatgtattttaaaatgcaattatccCAATTTAAATTCCTATGGCAAGGTCAGACAGCAGACTGGATACAGCAGAGGTGACaattaattaggaaaataaaagaaataattgagaatATAAGGAGAGAGACTAAAAAACAACaatggaaacatgaaaaagaGGTTAAGAGATATGAAGTTTAGATAAGAAAGTCTGAATATGTTTTGAGACACCAAATCATAGATTCAAAAAgctaaatgaaatttattatgtTGTTAGACAAGATATAGTAtgtcataagtttttgttgtagtgttcaatgatttattagttgcatataacacccagtgctcatcccaacacatgcctgccttaatatccatcacctagttactcccttgtttgtttcctgaagtccagagtctctcatggtttgtctccctctctgatttcacccCATTCCATTTTCCCACCCTTCCCTGTGGTCTTCAGctctattctttatgttccatatatgagtgaaaccatatggtaattgtcttcctctgcatgactgatttcacttagcacaattcccttcagttccatccatgtcaatgcaatggtgggtattcatcctttctgatggctgagtaatattccattgtatatataaaccactctttctttatccattcttctgttgaagagcatcttggttccttccactgtttggctattatggacattgcagctatgaacattggggtgctgtgacccttctttttactacatcctTATATTTGGGATAAAGACCTGGtggtgtaattgctgggtcatagagtagctctacttttaacgtcttgaggaacccccacactgttttccagagtggctgtaacagcttgcatttccactaaCAAcacaagaggattcccctttctccacaacctcaccaacacttgtttcctatcttgctaattctggacattctaaccggtgtaaggtgacatctcattgtcgttttgatttgaatttccttgatggctagtaaagttgaatattttttcatgtgtctgttagccatttggatgtcatttttgcagaagtgtctgttcatgtcttctgcccatttcttgactggattgttttttgggtgttgaatttgagaagttctttatagatctaggatattagccctttatccaaaatgtcatttgtaaatatcttctcctattctgtggatttcctcttagttttgttgactgtttcctctgctgtgcaaaaacttATCTTGatggaagtcccaaaagttcattttgcttctgtttcccctaCCTTTAGAGAggcatcttgaaagaagttatgcccagtgtcaaagaggttactgcctatgttctcctctaggatttggatggattcctctcatgttgaggtctttcgtccattttatctttgtgtatggtgtaagagaatggtctagtttcattcttctgcatgtggttgtagagttttcccagcaccatttattgaagaaagaatcttttttccattggatgttctttcttgctttgtcgaggATCACATGACCatagagtccatttctgggctgtctattctgttccattgatctgtgtgtctgtttttgtgccaataccatactgtcttgatgattatggcttgtaatatagcttgaagtcaggcattgtgatgcctcagttttggctttctttttcaacattcctttggctatttggggtgttttctggttccacacagattttagaattatttgttttagctctgtgaaaaatgtctatggtattttgatagggattgtattgaaagTGTAAATTGTGCTCTGGGCAGCGTTGACattttaaggatatttatttttccaatccatgagtatgggaTGTGATTTCATCTCTTCAATTttcttcataagtgttctgtagtttctagagtacagatcctttgcctctttggttaggcttattcctacaTATGTTATGGTTTTTGGAGCTGTTAAAAATGCAATTCTAATTATGGAACATtattaagataaataataagACACCCAAATCTAGAAACATAAGAGCATACCTGCagtaaacaaacaacaaaaaagtggtTTTCCCCCcaatgagtaaaatatttaaagtaaccAAAAATTGTGGGGAAAAGGAGCAGAATGTGGAACAGATTTTCTTCAAAGGAGAAACAGGTAGACACCTGATTTCTAAAGAGCAATTATGAAGACAAAGGGCAGTGGAATGACATTTTCTGTATGATCAAAGAAAATGACTATTCACCTAGGATTCTCTATGCAGTGAAAATGTATatcaagagaaagaggaaataaagacatttactttaaaaaaattttttttattcatttgtaaaggAGTGAGGGAAGCGGAGAGAAATagggagcacaagtggtggggaggggtagacaGAGTGGATgaagactccaggctgagcagtgagcctgaagtggggctcgatcccaggaccctgggatcatgatctgagccaaagccagacatttaatcaactgagccatccaggtgcccattaaagacatttttaaatagaggTTCATTACCTGGCAGTTCTCACTCACAAAAACTTTAAAGTATGTAcataaacaaacagaagaaaaataatctcaaatagaaattctgagatgtaagaagagaggaaaaaagttaaatatatagttCAATTTAAATGAACATTACATTGAGACTATCGtatgaaagttataaaaatgttgattattttttaaagatacaagacagaaaacacaaagcAACAATACACATAAGTTTGAAGCCAAGTAAATTGAGTTAAACATATTCAAAATTCCTTGTATTAACATTATCCATGGACAGGAGAAAATCCTCACTAAGATATTAGCATATCAATAGCAATGTATgaatcaaatgaatgaaatcacaacTTAATTCAGTTTTCCTGagaaatgcaaggttggtttgacaTGAGCACATAATGTAATTACCCACActgacaaattattaaaaaaattatctcaatatatgcaaaataaacaTTCGTTCATTCAACATTCATCCAtgataaaacttagaaaactagTAGTATAAGGGATCTGTTAATATAATTGTCAAATAAAGACCCTAGGTGACCCCATAACAAATACTCTTTGGTGTCCTCACTTTTTATAATCCTTTTCCCTTAAGTGTAGCCAAGATCTGTGACTTGACTCTAGCTATTAGAACATGGAAACTGTAAAGGAATCTTGCAGATATAATTAACTGTTAATTTTGAGTTAATCAAAAAGGGATTATTCTATGTAAGCCTGATT
This genomic interval from Mustela erminea isolate mMusErm1 chromosome 6, mMusErm1.Pri, whole genome shotgun sequence contains the following:
- the LOC116594395 gene encoding vesicle-associated membrane protein 7-like — encoded protein: MAILFAVVARGTTILAKHAWCGGNFLEVTEQILAKIPSENNKLTYSHGNYSFHYICQDRIVYLCITDDDFERSRAFNFLNELKKRFQTTYGSRAQTALPYAMNSEFSSVLAAQLKHHSENKGIDKVVETQAQVDELKGLMVRNIDLVAQRGERLELLIDKTENLVDSSVTFKTTSRNLARAMCMKNLKLTIILIIVSVVFIYIIVSPLCGGFTWPSCVKK